A single window of Mugil cephalus isolate CIBA_MC_2020 chromosome 1, CIBA_Mcephalus_1.1, whole genome shotgun sequence DNA harbors:
- the ptpn18 gene encoding tyrosine-protein phosphatase non-receptor type 18: MELLSSLLSTMKTLDPGAMDQEYSVVRSQTLTLKRELGLTTEAGALKENIKKNRYKDILPYDQTRVVLSPSTSDSDSDYINASFIQGATPGSCYIASQGPLSSTVTDFWRMIWQHHVKVIVMACREIEMGKRKCECYWAAEHQTVSFGPFSVSNEEETRPNEDTVIRALNVSFQQESRSLVHYQFLSWPDHEVPDETSGILDFLERVRISRRADSSPLLVDPSPLLVHCSAGCGRTGVFVALDYIHDLLVTKKISSDFSIMNIVLELRRQRPSAVQTKDQYLFIFTAVSWMLERFLKSSDRHLSQTKKSQNKKKTRGSSINRSSQQMDMNDTYAVVNKPKHAPSASTGPTHSAVAPPRPNTGSRTLPPSHHYDNDVGKATPIYSTVKPRVKTLSLSHSATPIYDLAAPSSHRPGSGPDYQLVSAEQIPVSDNDYEDFSSSDVTSFCSAGGIGFNSRVQKPRGPRDPPVEWSRLER, from the exons GTGGTGCGTTCACAGACCCTCACGTTAAAGAGAGAACTGGGTTTGACGACTGAGGCTGGAGCTCTGAAGGAAAACATCAAGAAGAACAGATACAAAGACATCCTGCCCT ACGACCAGACCCGGGTGGTTCTGTCTCCGTCGACCTCGGACTCCGACTCAGATTATATCAACGCCAGCTTCATCCag GGGGCGACACCAGGCAGCTGCTACATCGCGTCTCAGGGGCCCCTCAGCTCCACGGTGACAGATTTCTGGAGGATGATCTGGCAGCACCACGTCAAG GTGATAGTCATGGCCTGCAGAGAGATAGAGATGGGGAAG AGGAAGTGTGAATGTTACTGGGCTGCAGAACATCAGACGGTTTCCTTTGGTCCGTTCTCCGTCAGCAAC gaggaggagacgcgtCCTAACGAAGACACAGTGATCAGAGCTCTGAACGTCTCCTTCCAGCAG gagtCCCGTTCTCTGGTCCACTACCAGTTCTTGTCGTGGCCTGACCACGAGGTCCCTGATGAGACTTCAGGGATTTTGGATTTTCTGGAACGAGTCAGAATCAGTCGACGAGCTGACTCCTCCCCCCTGCTGGTTGACCCCTCCCCCCTGCTGGTTCACTGCAG tgcgGGCTGTGGGAGGACCGGAGTCTTCGTTGCCCTTGACTACATCCATGACCTGCTGGTTACCAAG AAAATCTCATCAGACTTCAGCATCATGAACATCGTCCTGGAGCTCAGGAGACAGAGACCATCAGCAGTCCAGACCAAG GACCAGTATCTCTTCATCTTCACGGCCGTCTCCTGGATGTTGGAGCGATTCCTGAAGTCATCTGATCGTCACCTGTCTCAG acaAAGAAgtcacaaaataagaaaaagacgAGAGGTTCCTCCATCAACAG GTCGTCTCAGCAAATGGACATGAACGACACGTACGCTGTGGTCAACAAACCCAAACACGCCCCCTCAGCCTCCACAGGCCCCACCCACTCTGCTGTAGCCCCGCCCAGACCCAACACTGGAAGCAG GACTCTGCCACCCTCCCATCACTATGACAACGACGTTGGTAAAGCGACTCCGATCTACAGCACCGTCAAACCAAGAGTTAAAACCCTCAGCCTGTCACATTCGGCCACGCCCATCTACGACCTGGCAGCACCAAGCAGCCACAGGCCAGGGAGCGGGCCAGACTATCAGCTGGTCTCAG CTGAGCAGATTCCAGTGTCTGATAACGACTACGAAGATTTCTCCTCTTCAGACGTGACGAGCTTCTGTTCAGCTGGAGGCATCG GGTTTAACAGTCGTGTCCAGAAGCCCCGAGGACCCAGAGACCCTCCGGTCGAGTGGAGTCGGCTGGAGAGATAA